The Pseudomonas sp. DG56-2 genome contains a region encoding:
- a CDS encoding cobyric acid synthase, with protein MSTLMVQGTTSDAGKSTLVTALCRWLLRQGVAVVPFKPQNMALNSAVTADGGEIGRAQAVQAQAAGLAPHTDMNPVLLKPNSDTGAQVIVHGRAVTSMNAVAYHDYKVIAMQAVLESHQRLSAQYPMVMVEGAGSPAEINLRAGDIANMGFAEAVDCPVILIADINRGGVFAHLVGTLELLSATEQARVEGFVINRFRGDIALLQPGLDWLEARTGKPVLGVLPYVMDLHLEAEDGIDQRQGEKTARALKVIVPVLPRISNHTDFDPLRLHPQVDLQFIGPGEPIPPADLIILPGSKSVRGDLAQLRSRGWDQAISRHLRYGGKILGICGGLQMLGQRVDDPLGLEGQAGSSDGLGLLDFVTVLEAEKQLRNVAGTLQLEQAPISGYEIHAGVTRGAALEHPAVLLADGRSDGAISADGQVLATYLHGLFESPQSCAALLRWAGLHEVEHVDYQALRERDIERLADLVEQHLDTPRLRQLCGLN; from the coding sequence ATGAGTACCTTGATGGTGCAGGGCACCACCTCCGATGCCGGCAAAAGCACCCTGGTGACCGCGCTGTGCCGCTGGCTGTTGCGCCAGGGCGTGGCGGTGGTGCCTTTCAAACCACAGAACATGGCGCTCAACAGTGCGGTGACTGCCGACGGTGGCGAAATCGGCCGCGCCCAGGCTGTTCAGGCGCAAGCTGCTGGCCTGGCTCCACACACCGACATGAATCCGGTGCTGCTCAAGCCCAACAGTGATACCGGGGCGCAGGTGATCGTTCACGGGCGTGCGGTTACCAGCATGAATGCGGTGGCTTATCACGACTACAAGGTTATCGCCATGCAGGCGGTACTCGAGTCTCACCAACGATTGAGTGCGCAGTATCCGATGGTGATGGTGGAAGGTGCTGGCTCGCCAGCGGAAATCAATCTGCGTGCCGGCGATATCGCCAACATGGGTTTTGCCGAAGCGGTGGACTGCCCGGTTATCCTGATTGCCGATATCAACCGCGGCGGTGTTTTCGCTCACCTGGTGGGCACCTTGGAGCTGTTGTCGGCCACGGAGCAGGCGCGGGTCGAAGGTTTTGTCATTAACCGTTTTCGCGGCGACATCGCCTTGCTGCAGCCCGGCCTGGACTGGCTCGAAGCACGTACCGGCAAGCCGGTGCTGGGGGTGTTGCCCTATGTGATGGATTTGCACCTGGAGGCTGAAGACGGTATCGACCAGCGCCAGGGCGAGAAGACGGCGCGGGCGCTGAAAGTGATCGTGCCGGTACTGCCGCGCATCAGCAATCACACCGACTTCGACCCGTTGCGCCTGCATCCGCAAGTCGACCTGCAGTTCATCGGTCCCGGTGAGCCCATTCCACCCGCCGACCTGATCATCCTGCCAGGCTCCAAAAGTGTGCGCGGCGATCTGGCGCAATTGCGCAGCCGAGGCTGGGACCAGGCGATCAGTCGCCATCTGCGTTATGGCGGCAAGATCCTGGGTATTTGCGGCGGGCTACAGATGCTCGGCCAGCGCGTGGACGATCCACTGGGGCTGGAAGGGCAGGCCGGCAGCAGTGACGGATTGGGCTTGCTCGATTTTGTCACGGTGCTCGAAGCAGAAAAGCAATTGCGCAACGTGGCTGGCACCTTGCAACTGGAGCAAGCGCCAATCAGCGGTTATGAAATTCATGCCGGTGTAACCCGCGGTGCAGCGCTTGAACATCCGGCCGTGTTGCTGGCCGATGGCCGCAGCGATGGTGCTATCAGCGCCGATGGCCAGGTTTTGGCGACCTATCTGCATGGCCTGTTCGAGAGCCCGCAATCGTGCGCGGCATTGTTGCGCTGGGCGGGCTTGCACGAGGTCGAGCACGTGGATTACCAGGCATTGCGCGAACGCGACATCGAGCGCTTGGCTGACTTGGTCGAGCAACATCTGGATACCCCACGCCTGCGTCAACTGTGCGGACTGAACTGA
- the cobU gene encoding bifunctional adenosylcobinamide kinase/adenosylcobinamide-phosphate guanylyltransferase, with protein sequence MLNLILGGARSGKSRLAEQLAERSGLAVIYIATSEPLDGEMNARVQLHRERRPDSWGLIEEPLALAQVLRANASAEHCLLVDCLTLWLTNLLMLDNPQRLLAERCALLECLAELPGEIILVSNETGLGVVPMGELTRRYVDEAGWLHQAIAERCQRVVLSVAGLPLTLKGTAP encoded by the coding sequence ATGCTCAACCTGATTCTTGGCGGTGCCCGTTCAGGGAAGAGCCGCTTGGCCGAACAACTGGCCGAACGCAGTGGCCTGGCAGTGATTTACATTGCCACCAGCGAGCCGCTGGACGGTGAAATGAATGCCCGGGTGCAATTGCACCGTGAGCGCCGGCCAGACAGTTGGGGGCTCATCGAAGAACCCCTGGCCCTGGCCCAGGTGCTGCGCGCCAATGCCAGCGCCGAGCACTGCCTGTTGGTCGATTGCCTGACGTTGTGGCTGACCAACCTGCTGATGCTGGACAACCCGCAGCGTCTGCTCGCCGAACGCTGCGCCTTGCTGGAGTGCCTGGCTGAGCTTCCGGGTGAAATCATTCTGGTCAGCAACGAAACTGGCCTTGGTGTCGTGCCGATGGGCGAACTGACCCGGCGCTATGTCGATGAAGCCGGCTGGCTGCACCAGGCGATTGCCGAACGCTGCCAGCGGGTGGTGCTTAGCGTTGCCGGCCTTCCCCTTACTTTGAAAGGAACTGCACCATGA
- the cobT gene encoding nicotinate-nucleotide--dimethylbenzimidazole phosphoribosyltransferase — MSQTWWLDACRAVDQAACDQALARQQQLTKPAGSLGRLELLAVQLAGLQGQLKPRLDNVSISIFAGDHGVVAEGISAYPQAVTGQMLQNFVGGGAAISVLARQLNAQLEVVDLGTIDPDLNLPGVRHLRVGPGTANFAKAAAMSRAQGLQAMQGGRDSALRAAASGAQLFIGGEMGIGNTTAASALACALLKCPASDLSGPGTGLDAAGVAHKAQVIERALKVHGQLSDDPLQQLFCFGGFEIAALVGAYLGCAQAGVAVLIDGFICTVAAMVAVRINPACRDWLLFGHCGAEPGHRRVLAELKGEPVLELGLRLGEASGAALAVPVLRLACDLHGQMATFAEAAVADRPA; from the coding sequence ATGAGTCAGACCTGGTGGCTTGATGCCTGCCGTGCCGTTGATCAGGCTGCCTGCGATCAGGCTTTGGCGCGTCAGCAGCAATTGACCAAGCCGGCCGGCTCCCTCGGACGCCTGGAACTGCTTGCGGTGCAACTGGCCGGCCTGCAAGGGCAGCTCAAGCCACGCCTTGATAATGTCAGTATCAGCATCTTTGCCGGTGATCATGGGGTGGTTGCCGAAGGTATCTCGGCGTATCCCCAAGCGGTTACCGGGCAGATGCTGCAAAACTTTGTCGGCGGTGGTGCGGCGATCAGCGTGCTGGCCCGTCAGTTGAATGCTCAACTGGAAGTGGTAGACCTGGGCACAATCGATCCTGACCTGAACCTGCCGGGTGTACGCCACTTGCGCGTGGGGCCAGGCACGGCGAATTTTGCCAAGGCGGCGGCGATGAGTCGGGCGCAGGGGCTGCAAGCCATGCAAGGTGGCCGTGATAGCGCGCTGCGAGCAGCTGCCAGCGGCGCCCAGCTGTTTATCGGTGGTGAGATGGGTATCGGCAATACCACCGCCGCCAGTGCCCTGGCGTGCGCCTTGCTCAAATGCCCGGCCAGCGACCTCAGTGGTCCCGGTACCGGACTGGACGCTGCTGGCGTTGCGCACAAGGCGCAGGTGATCGAGCGCGCACTGAAGGTGCATGGGCAACTGTCCGATGACCCTTTGCAGCAGTTGTTCTGTTTTGGCGGCTTCGAAATCGCGGCATTGGTGGGCGCTTATCTGGGCTGCGCCCAAGCTGGGGTCGCGGTGCTCATTGATGGCTTCATCTGTACCGTTGCCGCAATGGTGGCGGTACGAATCAATCCCGCGTGTCGGGACTGGCTGTTGTTCGGCCACTGTGGCGCCGAACCTGGACATCGTCGCGTGCTGGCGGAACTGAAGGGTGAGCCGGTACTGGAGCTTGGCTTGCGCCTTGGAGAAGCGAGTGGCGCGGCACTGGCGGTTCCCGTGTTGCGCCTGGCCTGTGATCTGCACGGGCAAATGGCGACCTTCGCTGAAGCAGCCGTGGCAGACCGGCCAGCATGA
- the cobC gene encoding alpha-ribazole phosphatase family protein encodes MIIDLLRHGETELGGGLRGSLDDALTAKGWEQMQAAVASAGPWQVVVSSPLQRCARFAQMLGEQRCLPVQLAPGLQELHFGEWEGRSAADLMVTHEQQLGQFWSDPYAYTPPGGEAVIDFASRVLAAIADLRREHADKHVLLVTHGGVMRLLLARARGLPREQLLQVEVGHGALYRLELLVDGTLREVH; translated from the coding sequence ATGATTATCGACCTGCTGCGTCACGGCGAAACCGAGCTGGGCGGCGGCCTGCGCGGCAGCCTGGATGATGCGTTGACAGCCAAGGGCTGGGAGCAGATGCAGGCGGCCGTCGCCAGTGCTGGCCCCTGGCAGGTCGTGGTCAGCTCACCCCTGCAGCGCTGCGCGCGTTTTGCTCAAATGCTCGGCGAGCAACGGTGCTTGCCAGTGCAATTGGCGCCTGGATTGCAAGAGCTGCATTTCGGTGAGTGGGAAGGGCGTAGCGCCGCGGACTTGATGGTTACCCATGAGCAACAGTTGGGTCAGTTCTGGTCAGATCCCTATGCCTATACCCCGCCTGGTGGCGAGGCTGTCATCGACTTCGCCAGCCGTGTGTTGGCAGCTATTGCCGATTTGCGTCGTGAGCATGCCGACAAGCATGTGTTGCTGGTTACCCATGGGGGCGTGATGCGTTTGCTGCTGGCACGTGCCAGGGGGCTTCCCCGTGAGCAGTTGTTGCAGGTCGAGGTCGGCCACGGCGCCTTGTACCGTCTTGAGCTGTTGGTCGACGGTACTCTGCGGGAAGTGCACTGA
- a CDS encoding adenosylcobinamide-GDP ribazoletransferase — protein sequence MLGFWIALQFLSSLPVRLSGMPTPAQMGRSVLFYPLVGLLFGVLLWGLHALLEGSPVLLHAAVLLSAWVVLSGGLHLDGLADSADAWLGGFGDRERTLEIMKDPRSGPIAVVTLVLVLLLKFCAVLVLVEREQGVLLILAPVLGRASLLGLFLCTPYVRAGGIGQALADHLPRRSGAWVLFASCVLCVCIAGLQGLYVLVVVGIAFFWFRRVMIRRLGGTTGDTAGALLELLELAVLLCLTL from the coding sequence ATGCTGGGATTCTGGATTGCCTTGCAGTTCCTCAGCAGTTTGCCGGTGCGCCTGTCGGGCATGCCGACACCCGCGCAGATGGGCCGCTCGGTGCTGTTCTATCCACTTGTGGGGTTGCTGTTCGGGGTATTGCTCTGGGGCTTGCACGCGTTGCTCGAAGGCAGCCCGGTGCTATTGCATGCGGCCGTGCTGCTGAGCGCCTGGGTAGTGCTCAGTGGCGGCCTGCATCTGGATGGTCTGGCTGACAGCGCTGATGCCTGGCTCGGTGGTTTCGGTGATCGCGAACGCACTCTGGAAATCATGAAGGACCCGCGCAGCGGCCCCATTGCGGTGGTGACGCTGGTGTTGGTGCTGTTGCTCAAGTTTTGCGCGGTGCTGGTGCTGGTGGAGCGTGAGCAAGGTGTGTTGCTGATATTGGCGCCTGTGCTGGGGCGTGCGTCCTTGTTGGGGCTGTTTCTCTGCACCCCTTATGTTCGGGCCGGAGGGATAGGCCAGGCCTTGGCCGATCATCTGCCACGACGAAGTGGGGCATGGGTGCTCTTTGCCAGTTGTGTCCTGTGTGTGTGTATCGCAGGTCTGCAAGGTTTGTACGTATTGGTCGTCGTAGGCATAGCCTTTTTCTGGTTTCGTCGAGTGATGATTCGGCGCTTAGGCGGGACTACCGGTGACACTGCCGGCGCCCTCCTGGAATTGCTGGAGTTGGCGGTTCTGCTCTGTTTGACCCTGTAA
- a CDS encoding glycoside hydrolase family 5 protein translates to MLVALCCFVASAKAADLIDFWDTPRHGGNSFNRLPPDLPYFQALRDYGATWVRLSYDKWQPANRDFLLGDADGYKGLAGADLTQLRKVLDAAHAAGLKVVIAPLSLPGMRWAQNNSDRFDDRLWQDKVWWDQSADFWRDLATQLKDHPAVAAYNLINEPAPEKMGGLAEHAPPAAMRAWYQQQQGSARDLPALYRHIITAIREVDPLTPVMVDAGWYAAADAFAYWPQALADQRVLYSFHMYEPYHATSAPNLARAKPYAYPGSVPFAGQTQNWDSARVEAYLQKPWQWAQAQQVPASRLVAGEFGCMRRLAGCRQYLEDVLGRFDRAKLHWAFYSFREDSWDGMDYELGSAKVPWAYWQAIEQQLPDPLKRQATAEFEPIRERLQP, encoded by the coding sequence ATGCTGGTGGCGCTGTGTTGTTTTGTCGCCAGCGCCAAGGCTGCAGACTTGATCGACTTCTGGGATACCCCCCGCCACGGCGGCAACAGTTTCAACCGACTGCCGCCTGACCTGCCATATTTCCAGGCGCTCAGAGACTACGGGGCCACTTGGGTGCGTTTGTCTTATGACAAATGGCAGCCGGCAAATCGCGACTTCTTGTTGGGTGATGCGGACGGCTACAAAGGTCTGGCAGGGGCAGATCTTACGCAACTGCGCAAGGTCCTCGATGCTGCCCATGCTGCCGGACTCAAGGTGGTTATCGCGCCGCTGTCGTTGCCCGGTATGCGTTGGGCGCAGAACAACAGCGATCGCTTTGACGACCGACTCTGGCAGGACAAAGTCTGGTGGGATCAATCCGCTGACTTCTGGCGCGACCTGGCCACGCAACTCAAGGATCATCCGGCAGTCGCTGCCTACAACCTCATCAACGAGCCTGCGCCTGAAAAAATGGGCGGGCTGGCCGAGCACGCGCCACCTGCCGCCATGCGTGCCTGGTATCAGCAACAGCAGGGTAGCGCCCGTGATCTGCCGGCGTTGTATCGGCATATCATCACAGCCATTCGTGAAGTCGACCCGTTAACCCCGGTAATGGTCGATGCCGGTTGGTACGCAGCGGCTGATGCCTTTGCCTATTGGCCGCAAGCGTTGGCGGATCAGCGAGTGCTGTACAGCTTCCATATGTATGAGCCCTATCACGCCACGAGCGCACCTAACCTGGCTCGGGCGAAGCCTTATGCTTATCCAGGGTCGGTCCCCTTTGCCGGGCAGACCCAGAACTGGGACAGCGCCAGGGTTGAGGCGTACCTGCAAAAGCCTTGGCAATGGGCGCAAGCACAGCAAGTGCCGGCCAGTCGCCTGGTGGCCGGCGAGTTTGGTTGCATGCGGCGACTGGCGGGGTGTCGGCAATACCTTGAAGACGTGCTTGGTCGCTTTGATCGAGCAAAACTGCATTGGGCTTTCTACAGCTTTCGTGAAGACAGCTGGGATGGCATGGATTACGAACTGGGTAGCGCCAAAGTGCCCTGGGCTTACTGGCAGGCCATAGAGCAGCAACTTCCAGACCCGTTGAAGCGTCAGGCCACGGCCGAGTTCGAACCGATTCGCGAGCGCTTGCAGCCATAG
- a CDS encoding MarR family winged helix-turn-helix transcriptional regulator, with protein sequence MLTSECICTHLRRAARGVSRHYDEALEGFGVNVAQFSLLRHLRRLDQPSISTLADAMGLDRSTLGRNLRVLEAEGLVALTEGRDLRNRLVLLTDQGQACLQSAEPAWEKAQARMIETLGVGQRDELVRLLELLA encoded by the coding sequence ATGTTGACCAGTGAATGCATCTGTACCCATCTGCGTCGTGCTGCCCGTGGGGTCAGTCGACATTATGACGAAGCGCTTGAAGGCTTCGGGGTCAATGTCGCGCAGTTTTCGCTATTGCGCCATTTGCGTCGTCTTGATCAGCCGAGCATTTCAACGCTGGCCGATGCCATGGGCCTGGACCGCAGCACCCTGGGACGCAACTTGCGAGTGCTGGAGGCTGAAGGACTGGTGGCATTGACGGAAGGTCGGGATCTGCGTAATCGCCTAGTGCTGCTCACTGACCAGGGACAGGCCTGTTTGCAGTCGGCCGAGCCGGCTTGGGAGAAGGCCCAGGCGCGCATGATCGAGACCTTGGGAGTAGGGCAACGCGATGAACTGGTACGTCTGCTTGAGCTACTTGCCTGA
- a CDS encoding MFS transporter — protein sequence MTSVWRTSGWILLGAALILALSLGVRHGFGLFLAPMSADFGWGREVFAFAIALQNLIWGLAQPFAGALADRLGAAKVVMVGGILYAVGLVLMGMSDSALTLSLSAGLLIGIGLSGTSFSVILGVVGRAVPAEKRSMAMGIASAAGSFGQFAMLPGTLGLIGWLGWSATLLVLGLLVAFIVPLVGLLKDRPLPSHGVEQSLGQALREACSHSGFWLLALGFFVCGFQVVFIGVHIPAYLVDQHLPATIGTTVLALVGLFNIVGTYTAGWLGGRMSKPRLLAALYLLRAVVIVLFLWAPVTQFSAYLFGIAMGLLWLSTVPLTNGTVATLFGVRNLSMLGGIVFLFHQLGAFLGGWLGGVVYDKTGNYDLVWQISIVLSLIAAALNWPVRERPVARLQAQAA from the coding sequence ATGACATCGGTATGGCGAACCAGTGGTTGGATTCTCCTGGGGGCTGCGTTGATTCTGGCCCTCTCGCTGGGGGTGCGGCACGGCTTCGGTTTGTTCCTGGCGCCTATGAGTGCAGATTTTGGCTGGGGACGGGAGGTTTTTGCCTTTGCCATTGCCTTGCAGAATCTGATTTGGGGGCTGGCGCAACCTTTTGCAGGGGCTCTGGCTGACCGTTTGGGTGCGGCAAAAGTCGTGATGGTCGGCGGCATTCTCTATGCCGTCGGTTTGGTGTTGATGGGGATGTCGGATTCGGCTCTGACCTTGTCGCTCAGTGCTGGCCTGTTGATCGGCATCGGTCTTTCCGGTACTTCGTTTTCAGTAATCCTGGGTGTAGTCGGTCGTGCCGTACCCGCCGAGAAACGCAGCATGGCCATGGGCATCGCCAGTGCCGCCGGTTCGTTCGGCCAATTTGCCATGCTGCCCGGAACCCTTGGCCTGATTGGCTGGCTTGGCTGGTCGGCAACCTTGTTGGTGCTGGGCTTGCTGGTAGCGTTCATTGTGCCGTTGGTGGGCTTGTTGAAAGATCGGCCGCTGCCCAGTCACGGTGTCGAGCAAAGTCTTGGCCAGGCGTTGCGTGAGGCTTGCTCGCATTCCGGCTTCTGGTTGCTGGCGCTGGGCTTTTTCGTCTGTGGTTTCCAGGTGGTGTTCATCGGTGTGCATATTCCGGCTTACCTGGTCGACCAGCATTTACCCGCCACCATTGGCACTACGGTGCTGGCGCTGGTAGGGCTGTTCAATATCGTCGGGACCTATACTGCCGGCTGGCTGGGTGGGCGTATGTCCAAGCCGCGCTTGCTGGCGGCGCTGTATCTGCTACGTGCCGTGGTCATTGTGCTGTTCCTCTGGGCACCGGTCACTCAGTTCAGTGCCTACCTGTTTGGCATCGCCATGGGCTTGCTGTGGTTGTCGACGGTACCCTTGACCAATGGCACCGTAGCTACGTTGTTTGGAGTGCGTAACTTGTCCATGCTTGGAGGCATTGTCTTCCTGTTCCATCAGTTGGGGGCATTCCTTGGTGGGTGGCTTGGCGGGGTGGTGTATGACAAAACGGGTAACTATGACTTGGTCTGGCAGATATCGATCGTGCTCAGCCTGATCGCCGCGGCGCTCAACTGGCCGGTGCGTGAGCGGCCCGTGGCGCGCTTGCAGGCACAAGCGGCATGA
- a CDS encoding glutathione peroxidase produces MRARWMLVPLFTLMAAATAQAAGCPALLEKQGSLPELRGKEQIDLCERFAGKPLVVINTASYCGFAPQFEGLESVYKTYHEQGLEMLGVPSNDFKQEDADLEKTAKVCYANYGVTFTMTKPQPVRGSDATALFKELAEQSSAPKWNFYKYVVDRQGKVVASFSSLTKPNDPEFTAAIEKAIASQP; encoded by the coding sequence ATGCGCGCACGCTGGATGTTGGTTCCGCTGTTTACCCTCATGGCTGCGGCAACGGCGCAGGCGGCCGGGTGTCCGGCGCTGCTTGAGAAGCAAGGCAGCTTGCCGGAGCTGCGCGGCAAAGAGCAGATCGACTTGTGCGAACGCTTTGCCGGCAAGCCGCTGGTGGTGATCAATACCGCCAGCTACTGCGGCTTTGCACCGCAGTTCGAAGGGCTTGAAAGCGTTTACAAGACCTACCACGAGCAAGGCCTGGAAATGCTTGGCGTACCGTCCAATGACTTCAAGCAGGAAGACGCCGACCTGGAAAAGACCGCCAAGGTTTGTTACGCCAACTACGGCGTTACCTTCACCATGACCAAGCCGCAGCCAGTACGCGGCAGCGATGCGACAGCGCTGTTCAAGGAGCTGGCCGAGCAGAGCAGTGCACCGAAGTGGAATTTCTACAAATACGTGGTCGATCGCCAAGGCAAGGTCGTCGCCAGTTTTTCCAGCCTGACCAAACCTAATGATCCCGAGTTCACGGCGGCTATCGAGAAGGCCATCGCTTCACAGCCGTGA
- a CDS encoding DUF2798 domain-containing protein, with amino-acid sequence MTTQKVGLGRRKLGVRATPYVFAFYMSAIMAFLMCFVITAATTGIDANYLNHVFKAYQLAMPVAFACVLVVRPVVLKLVAWTVHPSQ; translated from the coding sequence ATGACAACACAGAAGGTCGGCCTCGGCCGACGTAAGCTTGGCGTGCGCGCCACCCCTTACGTATTTGCATTCTATATGTCAGCCATCATGGCCTTTTTGATGTGCTTCGTGATCACGGCAGCCACCACCGGCATCGACGCCAATTACCTGAACCATGTATTCAAGGCTTATCAGCTTGCGATGCCGGTCGCTTTTGCCTGCGTTCTGGTGGTGCGTCCGGTTGTGCTCAAACTGGTAGCCTGGACCGTTCATCCCAGCCAGTGA
- a CDS encoding LysR family transcriptional regulator — protein MNLLGSIKSFIKVVEAGSIAGGARTLGLSAAAVSQNVARLEDHLQVRLLSRTTRSMALTPEGALYYDKVKHIERDLEQAYLAITTPDSEPKGRLCIASTSAFGRHAVAPLIPEFSARYPQLSIELVTNDRRVNHAQEGVDVSIRITPQLEDGLLARHITRVPFICCASPVYLAQAGWPGAPEELKQHRCLVFRYPVDGRFLRWRFVRDGLRFDAEFGDVLISDDIDVLTQMAINHGGIARLADFVARPLIESGQLVALFEYSQPDQVYVQAEPMDIYLCVADRFAMTPKVRVFMDFLQERLGNLSSSDTRA, from the coding sequence ATGAACCTGCTGGGCTCGATTAAAAGTTTTATCAAAGTTGTCGAAGCAGGCAGCATTGCCGGGGGCGCCCGGACCCTGGGGTTGAGTGCGGCAGCAGTGAGCCAGAACGTTGCGCGCCTGGAGGACCATCTGCAGGTCCGGCTGTTGTCGCGTACTACCCGTAGTATGGCGTTGACGCCAGAGGGCGCGTTGTATTACGACAAGGTCAAGCACATCGAGCGCGATCTTGAACAGGCCTATCTAGCGATCACCACGCCTGACAGTGAGCCCAAGGGGCGTTTGTGCATTGCTTCGACTTCGGCTTTTGGTCGTCATGCCGTGGCGCCGTTGATTCCTGAGTTCAGTGCTCGCTACCCGCAGCTTTCGATTGAACTGGTTACGAATGACAGGCGCGTCAATCATGCTCAGGAAGGCGTGGATGTCAGTATTCGTATCACCCCGCAGTTGGAGGATGGCTTGCTGGCGCGCCACATTACCCGAGTCCCTTTTATTTGCTGCGCCTCACCAGTTTATCTCGCCCAGGCCGGCTGGCCAGGTGCGCCGGAGGAACTCAAGCAGCACCGCTGCCTGGTGTTTCGTTATCCGGTAGACGGTCGATTCTTGCGTTGGAGATTTGTCCGCGATGGCCTGCGTTTCGACGCTGAGTTCGGTGATGTGCTGATCAGTGACGATATCGACGTGCTTACCCAGATGGCCATCAACCATGGCGGAATCGCTCGTCTTGCAGACTTCGTCGCCCGACCGTTGATCGAGAGCGGGCAGTTGGTTGCGCTTTTCGAGTATTCACAACCTGATCAGGTTTATGTGCAGGCGGAACCGATGGATATCTATCTGTGTGTCGCCGATCGTTTTGCCATGACACCCAAGGTGCGGGTGTTTATGGATTTTCTCCAGGAGCGTTTAGGCAACCTTTCGTCGTCTGATACGAGGGCATAA
- a CDS encoding OmpP1/FadL family transporter codes for MKKVMLKTSLGLAVTLASTQLFASGFALNEQSVSGMGTGFAGRSSSADDASTVFGNPAGMSRLKREQVTVGGAAIIAKTDIKNGQGTFGGSNDGDMVPFVGVPMGFYVKPIDEHWAFGIGMYVPFGLVTDYESGFAGRYFGSKSEVQVVTLQPTISYAFNDKVSIGFGPTINRIDGTLESAALNRFTPGSNDGKVKISGDDTAIGYNIGVLVQATDSTRVGLTYHSMVDYKLEGDTKISGPGFGPLSGSKFDASLKIKTPESVDFSVTHELDANWTLYAGSTWTRWSRLEAITVNNKGVPGPLAPAIGQISEEQNWHDTWAHAIGAAYKLNKEWTLRAGFSVDQSPTNNHDRSPRIPTGDRKVFSLGAGYNPTDDMTIDLAYSYLWEEDTKVDLSSPTKGSYSGKYENSAHGLGASLTYRF; via the coding sequence ATGAAAAAAGTAATGCTCAAAACCTCTCTTGGCCTGGCCGTCACGCTCGCTTCGACCCAACTGTTCGCGAGTGGCTTTGCCCTCAACGAACAAAGCGTCAGCGGTATGGGCACAGGCTTTGCGGGGCGTTCCTCATCTGCCGATGATGCCAGCACTGTATTCGGCAACCCTGCCGGTATGTCGCGCCTCAAGCGCGAACAAGTCACCGTTGGTGGCGCAGCCATTATTGCCAAAACCGACATCAAGAATGGCCAAGGCACCTTCGGTGGTAGCAACGACGGCGACATGGTGCCGTTTGTCGGCGTCCCTATGGGGTTCTACGTCAAACCTATCGATGAGCACTGGGCTTTCGGTATAGGTATGTACGTACCTTTCGGCCTGGTCACCGATTATGAAAGCGGTTTTGCCGGCCGTTACTTCGGCAGCAAGAGCGAAGTTCAAGTCGTGACCCTGCAGCCGACTATCAGCTATGCCTTCAACGACAAGGTGTCGATTGGTTTCGGTCCAACCATCAACCGCATTGATGGCACTCTGGAATCCGCTGCACTGAACCGCTTTACTCCGGGCAGCAATGACGGCAAGGTCAAGATCTCGGGTGATGACACCGCCATCGGTTACAACATCGGTGTGCTGGTTCAAGCAACTGACAGCACTCGCGTGGGTCTGACCTACCACTCGATGGTCGACTACAAACTCGAAGGTGACACCAAGATCAGCGGCCCTGGTTTCGGCCCACTGAGCGGCAGCAAGTTCGACGCCTCGCTGAAGATCAAGACTCCGGAATCCGTCGACTTCTCGGTTACCCACGAACTGGATGCCAACTGGACCCTCTATGCCGGTAGCACCTGGACCCGCTGGAGCCGCCTGGAAGCCATCACCGTCAACAACAAAGGCGTTCCTGGCCCACTCGCCCCAGCAATTGGCCAGATCAGCGAAGAGCAGAATTGGCATGACACCTGGGCGCACGCCATTGGTGCAGCCTACAAGCTGAACAAGGAATGGACCCTGCGCGCCGGTTTCTCGGTTGACCAGTCGCCAACCAACAACCACGACCGCTCGCCACGCATCCCAACTGGCGATCGTAAAGTGTTCAGTCTGGGTGCCGGTTACAACCCAACAGACGACATGACGATCGACCTGGCCTATTCCTACCTGTGGGAAGAGGACACCAAGGTTGATCTGAGCAGTCCAACCAAAGGCTCCTACAGCGGCAAATATGAAAACAGTGCTCACGGTCTGGGTGCCTCCCTCACCTACCGCTTCTGA